GAAGAGCAAGAGGTGAGGATGTCCCCCTTCTTCCACCAgctttccctgtcccagcccgCATACTGGGAAGtcaccagcacatcccagtaCCCGGGAGCACTGAGCTTCCCTGAGGAACACATCCCcatgcccagctgctgccctgagaGAAGGGTTGCACAAGGAGGGGGAGGGATGCCCTAGTCCTACCTGGCCTGCGCATATCTCACAGCCTCCTCATCCTGCCGTGCTttcacctcctgctgcagggcttcCTGGAGCCTCTCCTGCAtgtcctccagctccaggatgCGCTTGCGCTGCCgctctgcctctgcctcctTCAGGACCATCTCTGCCTGCATGGAGGCACGAGCCTGcggcagggacaggagccatcAGTTGGCCAGGCCACCATCAGTGTCCCCAGAACCCACTTAGGGTGGAGGGGGCCAGAGCAGCCCATGGTGACAGGTCCAAAGCAAAGCTGTTTCCCTGCTCAGGAGACAGACTGTGTCATTTGGAGCCAGTGCTGAGGTCAGAAATGGgctccctggcagcccagcaccagcactcGCCTCTCACTGTCCCCAGCTAAAGCCCCTTGAGGCAGGTTGTCCTCATCTCCTGCTCAAAGGGATCTCAGGCACGAAAGAGCCCAGAGGTAAtgggtggcagcagcactgtACATCCAAACCCCTGGACTGCCCCGggcaagggaaggagaaggaagcacCCACCCCGTGAGCACCACAGCTCATGTGGGATGTACCCACctgctcagcctcctgcagctggatctCCAGGGTTCTCTGCATCTCCTCGTGCTGCTTCCTCCGCcgctgctcctcctcctgcagcaggatctCTGCTTGCCTCTGGGCCTCcttgagcagctccagctcctgcagcttcctctccttttcctcctgcagctgcttgaGCCGTTgcatctcctcctccttggCTGCCTTGCGCTGCTCCCGCTGCTCCCGCTGCTCCCGTCGCTTCTGCTTCAGATCCTTGTGCAGGgacttctttccttctgcctgcagCCGGATGGCAGTCTGGatggctggagagggacagcACGGTCAGTGGGGACATGCAGGGGGCATGGGGAAGGGGTGTGGGGTGGGCACGGACCGAGTGTCCACTCCTGGCGCTGCCGGGTGTCTGAGGCGCTCATCTCGTAGGTGCGGGACAAGGTCTTCACACAGAACATGCACCTCTTCCCATCCCTGTCTGGCAacacctgcagggagaggaCCCAGCACAGCGTTACCCACTGTATCCCACCTTATCCCCCCATCTTCAGCCACAGGACTGGCTCTCCCATGCTCATGGATGTGAAATTGCGTGTTCTTGGGTCTTCCCTTCCAGGGATCTGAAGGGTCTGCTATTCCCAAGCTGAGTGTGGTCCGGGCTGTACCTCCACGCAGCAGTGCTTGTCCAATGCGATGCTCCCCTTCTTCTCCTTCCGTTCCTCACTCGTGTAGTAGGACAGGACACTGGGCTTAAGCATGAACCACCGCTCTGACCAGTTCCTCCTCAGCTGGCCCTTTTTCCAGAGGTAGCCCTGTGCCCGAGAGACAGAGATCAGAACGGGGTGGGAGCAGGATGAAGCTTGAGCCACAGAACATGTGGGCTCCTTGCCTGTTTGAGCACATTCTCGATGACTTCCTGGTACACCTCCTCCACAGCCATGCTGATGGCCTCCTGCTCGATGCCTCTCAGGAACCGGCCCGAGTTCACCATGTCGAGGAACTGCCAGACCGTGAGGCCACCCTGGCCCTGTGGCTCCTGGGACAGGTAATCATCCAGCTCGCAGGAGTTCAGCTCCACGTTCATGGCTGTGCAGATCTTCTTCAACAGGTACTCCACCTGTGGGGAGTGAGACAGTGACAGGATGAAGCCAGAGCTGTCACCCCATCAACTCATTTTGGAGAGCCCAAGGCTTCAtctctctccagcctggagaTGCAAGACCTTGATCCCAGAGGGATCACCCTTTGTGATGGTTGAGGCATTCCAGGCAGCAGGCTGGCTCAGGAGACTGGAACTGGGTTAGTGTTTGACCTCCAGTGGGAGGTTTTCCCTTTTAACCCCAAGGCTGGGATATTTTGGCTGGTTTGTCTGCAGAGTAAGAAAACTCTGTAGCAGTCAAGAGCCTGAGGGAGTACAGGCTGAGCCCTAGTACACTGCTGAACCCCATTCAGGACTGATGTCTCAAAGCCACAGGAAGCTCAGCACCACTGCTTTCCAAAACTCACTAGGGAGGAGCAGGGGCACAGGTCCCTATGGAGATGAGCATAATTCTAAAACTGCAACTAAAAAGAGCCAAGGTGGTTGACATGATGTAGGGAAGACTTACTCCATCTCAAGTTTTGCTGCCAGCTTTCCTCTGCCCACAGTCTGGGGACTGAGACCAATGAGTGACTGCATGGAGCCATGTAGGAAGGTGACACACAGCAGGGTCCCCGCACCCAGCTGGATTTTTTATGTCATTTAATTGTGAGAAGGGCATTGCAGTTGCAATTGCAAGAATTGAATGCAGTTGCTCAGGATGAATCAGTTTTTCATGGTCTGGGGAACAGGAAACACCTCTCCCAGGGCACAGGAAGTGCGGTTGCCCTCCTACGTCTGTGCAGCATGGTGcttcttgccttttttctccttttttttttttttttttcttttttcttttttgactttTCTGCTGATCTCAGGAGGCAGATGTGGTACAAGGCAACAGCAGCCATTTGCCCAGCCAAGTTGCTTCTGCTGAGGCCACTCTTGGCTTCTGCACTTGTGCATTCTCCCCAGATCTGCCCCCCTTCTCATGGGGATTTAATCTGACCCCAGAGAAAAGGAGAACCTTACCCCATAAATGCTGTGGAATTTGGAGATTACTAACAAAGGCTTTTCTTTGGCTGCCACCTCACCCTTAACACTCTTCATGctgagcaggggctgagcaCTGGGTGGCAGTGGCCACAGAGAGGGACAGCCAGGTCTGTTCTGCCACTGCCCTCtaggcagaagcagcagcactttggaGGAGTCTCCCCTCTAAAGTCCCCCTCTTAGGGTGGGAGTGGCTGTGGGTACAGTAGGGATGTCCAGGGCAAACAGCCCCCTTGtcccacccccagcctcctctctCTCATCCCCTGGAACACCACATCTTGCAGGATGCAGTGGGACATGCCAGGAAGTGATAATGGGATGTGTCACCCACAAATGGGGCTTTGCCAGCACATGGAGCTCTGGGAGGACAGAGATGGGGGGAGAGCCAGGTCCTACCTCATCTGGCACCATGACAAGGGGGTATTTGTCTTCAGACAGAAAGTTGAAGAGACACCAGAGCTTGAAAGCATCCTGGTGGGATACAACGCTATTCCCATTCCGGTCAGGTTTGTAGTTCTTCTTCGCTGTCAGGGTCCAGCAGAGCTCATCAAAGTTTTCTTTGACAAAAGCACCTTCCTCCACCTGCAGGCAGGAGTCAGGGGGTGAGTGGGGAGCTGAAGAGCTATGGAGGGGAGTTCTGGGGGATAAAGTGCTGGAGAGAAGAAATCCTCACTCCTAGAATCTGTTGAGTGAGAAGCATGGGGTGAttggcagcaccagcaggaacCCAGGggtgcagcacaggcaggatgaTGTGGCATTCTCCAAGCTCACCTCCCCAGTGCCTCCATGGTTTGGAGTTTCTTGTTATCCCATTCAAGCACAAAGAGGGACTGAGGAGTGAAGTGCTGGCATGAGGGCAGCCAGAAGGAATGGTGCCTCCACCAgcctcatccctgctgctgttctttaaTTGTGTCTGGGCAGTGTGAGCTGCCCCAGGCAGCACATTTGGTGCAGATGGATGAACTGTGATGGGGATTAGAGGAgctctggctgtccctgggtgccCTATCCCAGCTGTGTGAGTCATGCACCGCCAGCACAGGAGCAAACTTTGGCCTGTAGCAGCAAAGCTGGAGGAAAACCTTCAGGTGGCAAAAGCTAAAAGCTTCTCTTACTAGGAAAACCCACTTCCCCTTTTCAGGCTGCCTCTGGGATTCTATTAGCCATGGTGAAATCAGAAGAGGTGGATTTAAAGATCACCTCCCAGAGAACCACGTGGGCAACTGGAAGGATTTTGGCCACTCTGTGATGGGGAGATGGGGCTGGACAGACtttgggcagctcctgctctgggctgagggagctggggaaggctttGCCCTTGCTTGCCCTGCAGCCAAGATCAGTATTGCTGGACcaggctgggcagctgctgcccagctctaGGCAAGGCAAAGATGGGCACAAGGATGGGGACTGGCACATGGACAAGAATGCAGGGGAGCAAAGGGTTACTGCACCCAGTTCTGGCCTCTTTCTGTGAGCACACAGTGGAAGAAAGCTGTCAGTCATTGTTCCTCTCCTCACATGTGTGGAGGAAACAGCACCCACAGACCAACCTCTGGTCGTCCCAGACAAAAGTGTCTTTGAACTGcagaagaaagggagaaagcccctgcccaccccaaCTCTGCTCCTGCTTGTACCTcatccttctccctctcctcatTTCCAAATGAGGTTACACCTCAAATCTGAGCATGGCTGGAGAGGATAAAAGGGGCTGATTCCTCTCTCTGAGCCTTTCAGGAAATGTGGGCAGAGATGCTGCTCCATCCAGAGCCATGATGTAAAGATATGACTTCATCCTTGCCAGGGAGATGCTGACTATTAAACATTTCTCACTCATTTTGGCATTCACCTGAGCAGTCCCCATCTCTCTGCACCCTCTTTCCACCCACCAAGGCATGTGATTTCCAAGGGCTAAGGGGAGCTCCCAGGAACCTCATTGTCCTCACATGAGGAATAACAGGTCTGGGGGATGACCAAGGAACTCACCTTGTCCAGGATGTACTTGTTGAGGTAGGGCATGTAGCCCTGACTGGACACTGGCCCATCATCATCATCGCGGAAATGCTCTTCCAGTGCCACGGGGTCGTGGGGGATGCACAGCACTGTGTACAGGTTGTGAGACAGCACCTGGCCAAAGACAAGGGGTGCTGAGAAGGTGAACaacctccagccctgccccagcacatccccaagGTGTCACCCCCTCACTCAACCCTTGGGGACTGTGCCCTGCATGACATCACCTCCCAGCAGTCACAGCATTGATTCAAGGTTTGGGTTTGGCATAACTTCCAAATGTAAACCTCAGAGAATCATTTAGAAACAGGCAAAAATTGAGGATTTTTCCACATTAGTTTCTTTTCTTGGCACATGAGGAACTTATTTCTTGAAATAAGTTTCAAACCTCTCAGAGCAAACAGGACTCGCTCTAAGAAAAGCTAATAAGCCACCCCAAGCTATGCAGTTGGCACAaccagcagccactgctgggggcacagaaagatggaaacatgaaaataggaaaaactGGTGAGAAACTAAGCAAAGGTTTTGTCTGGAATAGAAGCAGACAATGGAGATCTGGAGATGCACCTTCCCCAGAAATACTCAGCAAGACTCACCAACAGCCTGTTTTGTTCAAATCCCCCCAAATAAAGCATGTTCACAAGCTCATGTATTTCCCATGTGCTGGAAAGCCTGGAGCAAGACTGCCCATGAGCACCACCAGCATCTCTAGTTTGTGATGCTGGGCAGGTGGTGCTCTCTTTGCCTTTACATCCCTGAAGCAGGAGATGGTTAAATGAGTGTCCCAGACTGACACCTCCCCGCTGCATGGATCTGCCAATGCAGCTTACCAAGGGTTCAAGAGAGGGGCTGGAGATGATGGAACAGCATCCTTACTCTATGCAGGGCTGGAAATTTTCTCCCAGCAGAAGAAGAGATGCCTGAGGCCATGAtagctgctgcagctggagacagTTCTTGTTCAACCAGATTTTCGTTCTCTTTTCCACCCTCTGGACCAATGGGATCAGCAGGACTCCACCCTGTGCTCACACAACAGGGCTGTAGCCTGGAGCACTGCTGCTATGGCTGTGCCTTTTGGGGTGCAGTGCAGCCCCAGGGTCCACACAGTGGTGGAAAGGCCTGGGAATCTCATGGACATCCTCCAGGATTGTTACCTCCAGGTAACAAATCCATCAGGATGAATTCAAAGTTTGGGGagcattctgtgtttctgacGTGGGCCCTCATCTCCATCCTTTGCCCCTCCTCCCAGAGCACCCCTAAAAAGCCCAGTGGCACCCTGAGCTCCTCCATCCATCCTGACATCCTGTGACCCAAAGCCCCTCCTCTCACAGGGCTGTCACTGACAAATGGGGAGGAAAGCCCTGGCCTGGTCAACGGTGGCATGACTGGAGATAAGAGAGGTGAGAAACCCTTGCAGGCTCTGAAACAGTGACAGGAGAAGAATATCAACAGGGGAAAGGGATGCTACAAAAGCAGTTTGCTGGTACAACCTTTACCCTGTGTAATGCAGGGGATGGCCAGGGGGTCAGGGGTCTGCCTGACTCCTCCTAGTGCCCTTGATTCCTCTGAGCACTAACCTTGTTTCTGTTCTCCACCCTCTCCCACCGCTGTCACGCCCATcacccaggagcagccccaaaAGCACCAGGGCAGTTCTTGGTATTTCCAGCCAGGCATGGCCACACTGAGGAACCACACCCCATCCCGTATCCACAGCCCTTCCAGACCGGCCGGGGAGGGGGATGCAATGGCACTGAGCACAAACGCATCCCAAAAACAGGGCTGGTggtgtgcctgtgctgggagcaaAACTACCCGGCCTCGCTGGGCGTGCAGCACCCGACCGCAAGctgtccttccttcctgtgCACACACACGCACCTACACTCACAGCAGCATCTGCACATGCCTGCCTATGCAGAAGTGGCTGCAAGGAGCCCAACGGCTTCCCACAGCTGCACCTTCCACGCTGGAAACCCTGACATGTTCACAGCAACTGCCTGGAGTGTGGCTGGAGCCCAGCcgctggctcctgctctgccaggatgCTCCCACCCAGCTCTGAGGCTGGTTCTGTCCTGTAGGTGCAAACCTGGTGTCTCTCCCACCCCTGTTCAAGACCCTTCGTGCAGCAACACGCCCGGGTGAggaagcagagcacagcctggctcagggCTCAGCAACCCTGGAGGAGTTTGGAGAGGGCTCAGTGGCTTTAACACTTTattgctcagagctgcaggacccTGGATTCCTTCCTCACTGAACTGCGGCTGGCCTGTGTAGGCTGGGGCAAACTCGAGTGTTTTTGGGGGTGGAAACAAGCTCTCCCTGGCCTTGAGACAGTGGGAAAGTCATCCAGGGCTGAGCTTTGCTGTTCAATGACCTGCCACCCACCCATCCTGTCACTGAAGGTGCATGGGAGAAAATCCTTTCCCCTCTGGAGTGTCTCCCTGGACAAAGTCACATCCCCAGCATCACCACAGCCCCTACACCAGTTTGCAGACTCTACACGAACTGTCCATGAAACTGCCATTAAAATCAGAGTCTCTGTGCCTTCAGCATCGTCACTGGTGATAAAGATCTCACAGGACAAGCACTGCTGGTGCTTTTGGGTCCATCGCACACCTGGGCCAGGCTCTGGACCCAGTGCAGTGGTGCAGGGGATGCTGTGAAGGGAGCACAGCAAGCCCCTCTTAAGGATTAGCAAACCGAATTAAGCTCTGGCCTACTTTAGGGTTTTCCCTTAATTCCTTCAGCTATTTCTACAGTTTTAGCAGGTGAGTGTGGCTCGCAGGGTACATGCCACGAGTTTGGGAGGCAGCTGAAGGCTCACAGCTGCAAAGGCTGAGCAGGAAGGATCTGCCTCCTGCTGCTACTCCTCCAGATCCCCTCAAATAAAACTCTTAATTCTGGGGCAAAACACGCCCCTCCCAAAGTccagcaccttccctgcagTGTGTCTTAGGGAAGCCCTATAAAATAGAGGGAATAGAGGAAAAGTGTGTCTTTTTGCAGTGGTTCAAAGCTGGTTTTGCAGACTGGCAGCAGCTTCCAAGTCCTGACGCAATacctccctgtgctcagcatGTTCCTGCTCAGGTCTCTTCTCTCATCTCAGACCCTGGTACCAACCAGCATTTCCAACCCCAGTGCCAGCCTAAGAACCAAAACAGACCAAAAAACCACATTCCCACCGTGtgcaaagtttaaaaaatcaattattctCAGAGCCAAGGGGTTCCCTGGTGAGTTTCAGCAATCCTGGCCCGGGGGCAGacaaaaagttttttaaagctATGATGGGCTTGATGAAGGGCTGAGGGCATGAGCCCTCTGAAAGCTGCTAAGGCTAGGGAGAGGGGAAAGTGGAGAGTTCTTTAAAGTGCTGTTCTATTTCTGGCCACACCACTGAGgagtttttgtttaaaaacaaccTGTCCCTACCTCCCAACCTACTGGCTCAGCAAGGAGAAACACAGATGCTCAGGCAAGCAAGAAAATGTAAACAGAGTTTGGGCTCTTAGTTTGCCATAAAAGCACAAGAAATCGATAACTAAATTTAGATTTCTTATAATTTTCACctagaaaacacatttcagcatGAATTCCCTCCcaccccttttttttaaaggaagatgCCACCGAGCCTAAGAACTTCACCAGAACTAACGTGGACGCAACAACAAGATCTTATTGATCTTAATATTTAACAATTTCTCCGTGGGGATGTAAATACAATTTCATCCGGCGAGGATGTAAAGCAGCCCCGGACTCGCTCCGCCGCCTGCTGCCCACCCTCCATCCGTGCGAGCTCCCCGGGGACTCACTTTGAGCTGGGATTTGGAGACCTTGCCGCTCTTCTCCACGTCCAGGGCGGTGAAGGCGTACCAGATGGACTTGAGCAGCTCGGCTCGCAGGTCCATGgctggcggcggcggcggcggctctGCCGAGCCCGCGGATCCGGTTCCTGGAGCCGCCCGGGCGGGCGGGACGCGGGGCGGGAGCGCCGCCTGCTCGGGGCGCCCCGGGAACCCCTCGGGCTCCATCGCCGCTCCCCGCACGACCGGGGCTCATCGAGCCTCTGCTGACCTCGGCACAGAGATCAAAACGTCCGTTATAAATTGCGTTTTGGGGAGAGAAATCCCCGCCGTGGCTcaagcagcagcttcccctcGCAGCGGGAGCGCTGCCTTTGGAAGGGATCGTACTAGGCGAGCGGAGACTCAGCCTGTGGCATCGTCTTGGGCTGTGCCCGTTCCGTGCCTGCGGAAATATCATTCTCTACAAACTCCTCTGGGATGTCCAAACAACGACCCACGCGATGCCGTGAGCCAGGCTCAAGTTCACTGCTGGGCTCGAGGATCTAGAAGgtcttccccagctctgtccacCCAGCACCCGTGGCAGGGGAGGGGCTGAAGGCACCTGTGGGAGCAGGACACCAGCCCAGGTCTCTCTCCCAGCTCAAGGGAGGATGTAGGATGTGTTCACAGACACAAATCCCTAAATCTAGTCTTGCTGGTGTCCCTGGAAGAGCCAAGGCCTGAACTGAGATTTCAAGGACATGTCTTAGCCACTCCTAGCCCCATGCTAGGGGGGCTCACAGCCCTCCCCTgggacagctgctgctttggcagGACATGTTTGGTCAGTTCCACAAATCTCAAATCTCCTCAATGTCCTTAATTCTTACAGCTGCTAAACACCAACATTCATCCCACCCCCTCCCAGCTTCCACCAAAGAGAAAGGGGgtccttttaaaaacaaaattttaatttttttatttcaactcaGCATTTACATCCAGGTCTAGCTCAGCTCCTGGTaagtgctggcagctctggtaCACAGCCAAGGAGTCTGCCATGGAAGCCTTGCTTGAGAAAGGAGAATGACAAAGAGATGGGAGAACTGCTGGTGGAGTCATCCCAGTGCTGGCCCCAGTGACAGGAGCTGGCCACCCTCCATACCGAGCTCAGGACAGCCTGGGCTTGCTCTCATGGGTCTTTATTGCTTCTGTGCATGTGCTGCCCACTCGCCCGAGCTGGAGGGGTGGGCAAGAAAGGGGAGCTGTCAGACCATTCCTAGAGGGAGAGGGCAGGAAGTGCCCCTCAAAAGagggctgctgctcagagcccaggaACAGGCAGCAGCCCAGTGTATTTGCCTTCCCTCCCTGGAGGGAAGAGCCCTTCAGACAGGGtcaccccagctgtgctgccctgtCAGTGTCCTGGCTGGAACAGGGCACATGCTGGCACTGGCTCACACATGGTCCCTGCCTCAtgtccagcctgcagcacccGCCTCCCCTGCACACggcagcctggggctgccacTCCCCCTGCCCCGACTACTCTGCTGGCCTCAGCTGCCCTTctcaggcagggctgtgtcagCTGCCACTGGCTTGTAGTGGATGACTGCTGTGGCCATGCTAAGGGTttcctccaggctctgctgctcttccagctgggggagggaagggggagagagTGAGTGCTGAACCCCCAAAAGGCAGCTCAGGGtggctcccagcaggacagaggggtGACACAGGTGGGTGACACAGATGGGAAGCAGAGGCTGTTTACAAAGGGGCATTCTGCAATCCCAGAAGG
The Parus major isolate Abel chromosome 26, Parus_major1.1, whole genome shotgun sequence DNA segment above includes these coding regions:
- the DEF6 gene encoding differentially expressed in FDCP 6 homolog; the protein is MEPEGFPGRPEQAALPPRVPPARAAPGTGSAGSAEPPPPPPAMDLRAELLKSIWYAFTALDVEKSGKVSKSQLKVLSHNLYTVLCIPHDPVALEEHFRDDDDGPVSSQGYMPYLNKYILDKVEEGAFVKENFDELCWTLTAKKNYKPDRNGNSVVSHQDAFKLWCLFNFLSEDKYPLVMVPDEVEYLLKKICTAMNVELNSCELDDYLSQEPQGQGGLTVWQFLDMVNSGRFLRGIEQEAISMAVEEVYQEVIENVLKQGYLWKKGQLRRNWSERWFMLKPSVLSYYTSEERKEKKGSIALDKHCCVEVLPDRDGKRCMFCVKTLSRTYEMSASDTRQRQEWTLAIQTAIRLQAEGKKSLHKDLKQKRREQREQREQRKAAKEEEMQRLKQLQEEKERKLQELELLKEAQRQAEILLQEEEQRRRKQHEEMQRTLEIQLQEAEQARASMQAEMVLKEAEAERQRKRILELEDMQERLQEALQQEVKARQDEEAVRYAQARLLAEEEEKLKQLMKLKEEQEEYIIKTQREKQVLKQEMENKNKCLEEAQKQLEEVRVNRQRVDQDVMAAQRKLRQASTNVKHWNVQMNRLMHPIGPGDKRTNVSGGVFAGYQPLLSRRDSSLKLKQRLEDKGSDPTRENSKENVSNGGNSSVFPPPDADTMATEPTN